Below is a window of Anaeromyxobacter diazotrophicus DNA.
CCTCGTCCCGGTAGCGCTGCGGGCGGAGCGTGGACGCGTCGACCCAGGAGAGCGCGTACCCCTTCACCCGCCGCGCCTTGGCGAACACCGAGGTGTTCCGGACCCGCGCGCGGAGCGGCAGGAGCGTGCCGCGGGCGATGGGCGGCTCGACCGAGAGCGTCACGGTCCCCGCCTTCACCACGCCCATGACGTCGAGGTCGTAGGCGAGCGACTCGCCGACGACGAAGGGGGCCTGGCCGGCGACCGGCGGGAGCCCGCAGCCGGCCGCGGCGAGCGCCAGCGCGAGGGCGGCCGAGATCATCCCGCGAGTCTACCGCGAGGCCGCCTGCGCGCCACCGGGGCGATAGCCGCTCACCGTGACCACCACGCTCCCCACCGCGAAGTCGGCGGTCATGCGCACCGGGATGTGCCGCGGGTCGCGCGAGAGCCACAGGTGCGCGTCGCGCTGGCTGCGGAACTGGTCCTTCAGGCCGAGCTGGACCTTCAGGCGGGTGGTGTCGAAGCGCCCGGCCGGCGTCTCGAGCGTCTCGTCCCCTTCCACCTCGGCGCGGAGCGTGAAGACCTCCTTCCCCGAGAAGACGGGCAGCTCGTAGCGATCGCCGGGCCGCAGCGGCGCGAGGCGCAGGGCGAGGAGCACGCTCGCCAGATCCTGGATGTCGCCCGGTACGTCCTGCGTGGTCCGGGTCAGGCGTCCCTTGCGGAGCACCTGCACGAGCGCCTTCCCGCTCTCCCGGTCGAAGCGCGCGCGGTCGGTGTGCCGGTCTCCAGGCTCGATGGCGTTGAGGTCGGTCCCGCGGGAGGCCCGGCGCTCGGCGTCCCAGTAGGAGACGTAGTGCTCCCGGATGTCGAGCAGCGAGGCGAGCCCCCCGGTCTTGCCCTGGCAGAAGATCGGCCACACCGGGCCCTCGGGCTGGCCCACCGAGAGGCGCGCCTCGCCGGCGCGCACGTGCAGGAAGTCGATGACGAGGTCGATCTGCTCACCCGGCGCGAACGGAAGCTCTCCGGTCGCGGTCGCGGTCGCCGTCGCGTTCGAGGTCGAGTTCGAGTTCGAGTTCGAGGTCGAGGTCGCGGGGCCCGCGGTCGCGAGCGCAGCTGCCAGGAGGGCGGCGGTGATCGTCATGGGCTCGTGGCGCAGACGGCGCCGACTCGGGCATATTCGACCGGGCCGGTCCGCGCCAGGCCGCGGCGCACCAGGCCCCACACCGGGAGGCGTGGTGGGGAGCGCTCGCCCGAGCGCCCGCCGCCGGCCCGTCGTAACATCGCCTCGTGCCGACGAACCCCTACGACTTCGACGAGGACGACGAGCCCCGCGAGCACGACCGCCGGCGCCGCTTCACCGAGCTCGAGTGCCCCTCCTGCGACGCCGTCACGCCCTGCGACGAGGGCTTCGGCGACGGCGACGACGTGCTGTGCTGCTACTGCGGCCAGGAGTACCGGGCCAAGGTGTCGGACGACGGGCGGCTGAAGCTGGTCGAGAGCTAGCCGCGCTCGCGGGGACGAGCGCGGCGGGCTACGGCTGCGGCCGGCGCTCGCCGAAGATGGCGGTGCCGACGCGGACCAGGGTCGCGCCCTCCTCGATCGCGGCCGGGTAGTCGCCGCTCATCCCCATGGAGAGGTCGGGCAGCGCCAGCCCGAGCGCGTCGCGCAGCGCGCGCAGCCGGGCGAAGTGCGGGCGCGGGTCCTCGGCCGCCGGGGGGATGCACATGAGCCCCCGCAGCTCCAGCGCCGGGAGCCGCGCCACCGCCTCGGCGAGTCGCGGGAGCTCGCCCGGCGCGCAGCCGGACTTCGAGCCCTCCTGGCCCACGTTCACCTCGAGCAGCACCCGCGCCGCGCCGCCGCGCGCCGCCGCGCGGCGCGAGAGCTCCTGGGCGAGCGCCAGGCGGTCGACGGTGTGCACCCACCCCACCGCCGGCGGCGCCGCGGCGCCGGGGCGCGGGGCGGGGAGGACGTACTTCACCTTGTTCGTCTGCAAGCCGCCGATGAAGTGCCAGACGAGGTCCGGCAGCGCTGCCAGCTCCGCTGCCTTGGCGCGCCACTCCTGGGCGTAGTTCTCGCCGAAGTCGCGCTGGCCCGCCTGGTAGGCTTCGCGGATGGCGCTCGCCGGCTGCGTCTTCGAGACCGCGACCAGCGTCACGCCGGGCCTGAGCCGGGCGCGCACGGCGGCCAGCCGGTCGGCCAGGCCGCTCACCCCGCCGCCTCGCGGTCCCAGGGCAGGGGAAACCCGAAGCCCCGCAGGAGCTCGAGCGTCTCGGCGAGCGGCAGCCCGATGACGTTCGAGACGCTGCCGCGCACCGCCGTCACGAAGGCGGAGGCGACCCCCTGCACGGCGTAGGCGCCGGCCTTGTCGCGCGGCTCGCCGGTCGCCACGTACCAGGCGATCTGGCGCTCCGAGAGCGCCGCCAGCTCGACGGCGCTCGTCACGGCCACGAGCTCCTGCCGCCCGGCCCCGCGGGCGCAGACGCCCGTCATGACCTCGTGGGCGCGCCCGGAGAGCGCCCGCAGCATGGCGGCCGCCTCGGCGTCGTCGCGCGGCTTGCCCAGGATCCGGCCGTCCAGGACCACCGCCGTGTCCGCGGCGAGCACCACCCCCGGCGCGTCGACCGCCCGCGCCTTGGCCTCGGCCACCCGCAGCACGTAGGCGCGCGCCTCCTCGCCCGGGCGCGTGCCCTCGTCCACGTCCGCCGGGCGGACGTCGAGGGCGAGCCCGAGCCGCGCGAGCAGCTCGCGCCGGCGCGGGCTCTGCGAGGCGAGGGTGAGCGTCATCCCTTCCGCCGGCGCGACCCGCGCTAGTCCAGCTCCACCGGGGCGGCGCGGGCGGTGCCCTGCACGAAGGCCTCGTTCGTCTGCACCTTGGCCTTCTTGCGGAGGCTCTCCACCCAGGCGCGCTCCAGCTCGGACTCCCGGCGCAGCCTGAGCCGCGTCTCGACCTCGGCCTGGTGCTCGGCCAGCTTGGAGAGGTCGGCGCGCTGGCGCTCCTTCACCCGCGCCACCACCGGCCCGCCCGCGGTCTCGTACACGCGCGGCAGCACCTGCCCGGCGGCCGCCTTGACGGCGTCGGCGAAGAGCTCCGGCGCCGGCCCCAGCCTCGGCACGCTGGGCGCGCTGGAGACGGGGAAGGTGCCGGTGTCCTCCGCGACGATGGGCTGCCCGCCCAGCTTCACCTGCGCGCCCTTCGCGGGGAGCACCTCGGCGAAGCTCTTGCCGGACTGGAGCTTCTTGAGCGTCTCCTCCGCGCGCTGCCCGGCGAGCTTCTTGGCGGCCTCGGTCTCGAGGAGCTCGCGCGCGATCTCGGGCTTCGCCTCGTCGAGCGTCTCCTTCTTGGCCGGCTCGATCCCCTCGAGCTTCACGAGGTGCCAGCCGAACTCCGTGCGGACCGGCTCCGAGACCTGGCCCGGCGAGAGCTTGCCGGCGGCGTCCTCGAACGGCTTCGCCATCACGCCCGGCCCGAAGAAGCCGAGGTCGCCGCCCTGGGCCTTGGAGCCCGGGTCGTCGGAGGCCTCCTGCGCCAGCTTGCCGAAGTCCTCGCCCTTCTTCACGCGCTCCGCCAGGGCGTCGATCTTCTTCTTGGCCGCCTCCTGCGCGTCCTGCGGCGCGCCCGGCGCCACCGCCACCAGGAGGTGCCGGGCGTGCAGCCGCCGCGGCCGGTCGAAGCGGGCGGGGTGATCCTTGAAGTACTGCTCCACCTGCGCGCCGTTCTTGGCCAGGAAGGCCTTCACCTCGGCGTCGGTCACCTTCACCTCGGCGCGCGCCAGCGCGAAGGGGAAGCGGGCCAGCTCGAGCGCGAGGCGGTCGTTCTCGGCCGCCCAGGCGTCCTTCACCTCGTCCGGGGTCACCTTCGCGGTGCCGCGCAGGAGCGCCACCATCTTCTGGTAGGCGAGGTCCTTGCGCATGCGCTCCTCGAACTTCCCGGGCGAGCCGTAGGTGCTCGTCACCGCGCGCCGGTACAGCTCCATGTCGAACCGGCCCTCGCTCTGGAAGGAGGGGATGTTCTTGATGGCGTTCGAGAGCTCGTCGTCGCTCACGACGATGCCCTGCCGCTGCGCCTCCTGGTCGATGAGCTCGCGCTGGACGAGCTGGTCCATCGCCATCTGGCGGAGCCGCGTCTGGAGGAGGGCGTTCAGGTCGGGCGCGCCCTGCTGCTGGTAGATGCGGAGCAGCTGGCCGTACTGCTGGTCGAACTCGGTGGGCGAGACCGCTTCACCGTTCACCTTCGCCGCCCACGCCTGGGTGGTGCCGATGTCGCCTCCGCTGCACCCCTTCGAGCCAGGCCCGAACGAGACGACGAAGACGATGATGATGATGCCGAACAGGACGTAGGTGAGGACGCTGCGCGAGTTCGCCCTCAAGGTGTCGAGCATGGAACGGCGCTCCGGATTGTTGAACGCGGCGAAACCGCGGGTGCGGGCCGCTTTTGGAAGGTTGCACCCTAGCCGAGATCGGCTAAAATGCAAGGGTTTTTGGAACCGCGGGGGGCGGCGGACGGCCTCGCCTGGGAGCCGGAGTGGTCGGACTGCTGAAGCGTCACCGCGAGATCATCCTCGTCGTCCTGCTGCTCGTCCTGCCGCTGGGCGTGTACTTCGCGCACGCCAAGCACCCGAGCGAGCGCACGCGCCTCGACCGGGTCATCCTGGCCGTGACCGGCCCCATCGAGAAGGCCATCGGCTGGACCGTCACCGGCGCCCTCCAGGCCTGGAACGGCTACGTGGGGCTCCGCGGGGCGCACGCCCGGGCGGTGGCGCTGCAGCACGAGGTCACCGCCCTGAAGCTCGATCAGCTCGAGCTCGTCCGGACGCGGGACGAGAACGAGCGGCTGCGGCGGCTGCTCGGGTTCGCCCGCGCGGAGCCCGAGCGGCGCGTGGTGGGCGGGCGCGTCATCGGCGTGCGCCTCGATCCCAAGGGGCTGCAGCTCCTCACCCTCGACCGCGGCGCGCGCGACGGCGTGGCGCGGATGATGCCGGTGGTGGTGGCGCACGGAGTGGTGGGCCGCGTCCACGCCGTCACCGACACCACCGCCGACGTGCTGCTCCTGTCCGACCGCAACAGCTCGATCGCGGTGCGCGTCGACCGCTCGCGCGCCCGCGCCAACGTGCGCGGGACCGGCGCGCCGGACGCCTGCCGCCTCGAGTACGCGCTGCGGTCCGACGACATCCAGGACGGCGACGCGCTCGTCACCTCGGGCACGGACGGCGTCTTCCCGCGCGGCCTGCCGGTGGGACGGATCACCTCGCTGAAGCGCAGCGGGCAGGGGCTCTACCAGCGCGCGGACGTGGCGCCGGCGGTCGACATCACCAAGGTCGAGGAGGCGCTGGTCATCACCTCCTTCGACGCCCACCTCGACGAGGCGCCGCTCGCGGCCGCCGCGCCGGCGCCCGCGCCCGCGAGCGCGCCGACGCCCGCGCCGCGGCGGCCGGCCGCCGCCAAGCCGGCGCCCCCGCCCGCCGCCCCGGCGCCGGCCGCGCCCGAGGAGGACGACGCGCCCGCGGAGGCGCCGCCCGCGCCCGGCGCGACCGCCGCGGTGGAGGTGAGCCCGTGAGGCCCGTCGCCGCGTTCGCGGCCGCGCTGCTGCTCGTCTCGGTGCAGGCCGCGCTCCTTCGATACGTCGGCGGGGGCGCCTTCTCGCTCTCGCTGGCGCTCCCGGTCGTGGTCTACCTCGGGCTGTCGGCCGGCAACGTCGACGGCGCGGTGGGCGCGGCTGCGGTGGGGTACGTCCTCGACCTCACGGCGGGCGGGCCCAAGGGGCTCATGACGTTCCTCGCGGTGGCGCTCTTCCTCGGCAGCCGGCTCGCCGGCGCGGCGCTCTCCATCCACGGCAAGAGCGGCTTCGCGGCGCTCTCCGCGGTGGGCGTGTTCCTGTTCGGCCTGGGCGCGCTGCTCCTCACCCGCGCCGTCTCGCCGGTCGAGACCGCGCCGGGGCTCCGCCTGCTCGGCCGCGTGCTGGTCGACGCGCTCCTCACCGGGGCCCTCTCCCCGCTCGTCCTCCTCGGGATGCGGCGCCTCGACGGCCTGTTCGCGCGCGAGGAGCCTGGCCTCCTGCGATGAGCCGGGTCCCCGGAGAATCGCCGGCCGCCGCCCGTTGTTGGAGAGCCTGACTCGAGATGGTCCGCGTCCCCACCGCCACCGCCCCCAACACCTCGCAGGCCGAGCTCCGGCCGCGCACCGCGCTCATGACGGTGGTGGCGTCGCTCGCCTTCCTGGTGCTAGCCGTCCGCCTGTACCAGCTCCAGATCCTGCGCGGCGACCAGTACAAGGAGCGCGCCGACGAGAACTTCGTGAAGGAGCTGCGCGTCCCCGCCGACCGCGGCTTCATCCTCGACCGCAACCACAAGGTGCTGGTCGACTCGCGCCCCTCGTACGACGTCACCCTCACGCCCTACTTCTGCGGCAAGCAGTGCGACGAGCTCCTGGGCCAGCTCGGGAAGCTCCTCTCGCTGTCCGACGAGGAGCTCGAGCGCGCCCAGCAGCGCCTCCACGCCGCGCGCGGCCTGGAGCGCTTCCGCCCGTTCACCGTGAAGGTGGACATCGCGCGAGAGGAGCTCGACATCGTCGAGGCGAACCGCGTGCCCGGCGCGCTCTCCGGGGTCGACGTCATCCCCGCCCCGCACCGCAGCTACCGCTACGGCCCCTGGGCCGGCCACCTCTTCGGCTACATGAACGAGATCGGGGCCGAGGAGCTCAAGCGCGCCAACGCCGACATCGAGAAGCGCAACGACGGCGAGCTCCTCTACCAGCTCGGGGACTACGTCGGCCGCCGCGGCCTGGAGCGGCGCTGGGAGTCCACCCTGCGCGGCCTCGACGGGCGGCGGCGGGTGGTGGTGGACGCGAAGGGCAACGCCAAGGGCGGCGATCTCGAGGAGCTCATCCCGGAGGACCAGCGCTTCGAGGCCTCGCGGCCCGGGCGGAACCTCGTCCTCTCCATCGACTGGCGTCTCCAGGAGTTCGCCGAGAAGATGTTCCCGGCCACCGCCGGCTCGGTCCTCGCGATGGACGCGCGCACCGGGTTCCTGCTGGCGCTCGTCGACCGCCCCTCGCCCGATCCGAACAAGCTCTCCGGCCGCATCAGCCGGTCCGAGCTCAAGGCCATCCGCGACGACCCGCTCCGCCCCGAGCTGTTCCGCGCCATCCAGGAGCACTACCACCCGGGGTCGACGTTCAAGGTCGTGACCTCGATCGCCGCCCTGGAGGAGGGCGCGCTCAAGCCGGGCGGCACCATCAACTGCCCCGGGCACTACACGCTCGGCGGCCACCGCTGGCGCTGCGACAAGGAGAAGGGGCACGGGAACGTCGACCTCGAGCACGCGCTCGGCGCCTCCTGCGACGTCTTCTACTACGCGCTGGGCGACCGGCTCGGCACCGACGCCATCGCGAAGTGGGCGCACCTGCTGGGCCTCGGCAGCCCGACCGGCTTCGACCTGGGCGGCGAGATCTCCGGCGTCATGCCGGACGAGGCGTGGCACGACCGCCACCTCGCCGGCGGCTACCAGCACGGCATGTCGCTCAACATCGCCATTGGCCAGGGCGACGTGAACGTGACCCCAATGCAGCAGGTGGTGCTCTACGGCGCGCTCGCGACCGGCAAGGTGTGGAAGCCGCAGGTCGTGCAGCGGATCGAGGACCCGGGCGGCGAGACCGTCCAGGAGTTCGGGCCGGTGGTGAAGGGACAGCTCCCCATCAAGCCCGAGACGCGGGCGGCCGTGCTGAAGGGCATGGAGGCGACCGTCAACGAGCCGTTCGGCACCGGCTACGGCTCGCGCCTCAAGGACGTCGTGGTGGACGGCAAGCCGGTGCTGATGGCCGGCAAGACCGGCACCGCCCAGGTGGTGAAGCTGGGGGCGAAGCGGCTCAAGGCCTCGCAGGTCACCTACTTCGAGCGCGACCACGCCTGGTTCGCCTCGTTCGCGCCGGCGGACGACCCCGAGCTGGTGGTGGTGGTGCTGAACGAGCACTCCGGCTTCGGCGCGTCGAACGCGGCCCCGACCGCGGCCGCCGTCATGCGCTACTACTTCCAGCTGAAGCGGACCGACGCCCTGGAGCGCGCGGGCGTCCAGCTCGGCCCGCCGCCGCCGCCCGGCCTCGAGGTGCCGGGCGCGAAGCCGGCCGCCGCGCCGGTCCGGACCGGGGCGCCGGGCGCCCCCACCATCGAGGCGCCGGCCACCGTGCCGGCCGCCGTCCAGGGGGAGAAGCGTGGCGCTTGACCTGTCCTTGCCGCGCGCCGGGGTGCCGTCGCAGCGGCGCGCCTTCACGCACTACCCGTGGCACGTGGCCTTCCTCGTGCTCGGCATCGCCGCGCTCGGCGTCTGGAACCTCGCCTCGGCCTCGCGCAGCGCGCACGCGCCGGTCTGGATCTCGCAGCTCTCCTGGATGGGCGCCGGCGCCGCCGTCGCGCTCGCCCTCGGGCTCGTCGACTACCGCCGCTTCATGCGCGGCGCGTACGTCTTCTACGCCGTCGTGGTGCTCCTGCTCGTGGCGACCGCGCTCAAGGGGCGCGTGGTCATGGGCGCCCGCCGCTGGCTCGCCATCGGCCCGATGAACCTCCAGCCCTCGGAGCTGGCCAAGATCGCGGTCATGGTGGCGCTGGCGCGCTGGTTCCACATGGACGCCGCCAAGCGCAAGGACGGCTACGGCCTGTTCGGCCTCGTCGTCCCGGGCGTCATCACCCTGGTGCCGGCGCTGCTCATCCTGAAGCAGCCCGACCTCGGGACGGCCCTCATCGTGGTGGCGGTGGGCGCGACCATGATCCTGTTCGCGAAGGTGCGCTGGCAGACCCTGGTGGCGGTGGGCGCGGTGGTGGTGGTGGGCGCGGTCTTCGCGTACCCGCACCTCAAGCCGTACCAGAAGAAGCGCGTCGAGACCTTCCTCAACCCGGAGGGCGACGTCCTCGGCGCCGGGTACCACGCGACGCAGTCGATGATCGCGGTCGGCTCGGGGCAGGCGCTCGGCAAGGGCTGGGCGCAGGGGACGCAGACCCTGCTCTCGTTCCTGCCCGAGCAGCACACCGACTTCATCTTCTCGGTGTGGGCCGAGGAGCACGGGTTCGTCGGCTGCCTGCTCCTGCTCGCGCTCTACTACGCGCTCGTGGTGTCGGCGCTGGGCATCGCCGGCAACGCCCGCGACCGCTTCGGCCACTTCCTGGCGGTGGGGGTGACGGCGATGCTCTTCTGGCACGCCTTCATCAACATGGGGATGGTGACCGGCGTCATGCCGGTGGTGGGCGTCACGCTCCCGCTCATGAGCTACGGCGGCTCGTCGGTGATGGCCGTGCTCATCGGCATCGGCCTGCTCAACAACGTCGCGAGCCGGCGCTTCGTGAACTGAAACGCCCGCCGGCGGAGGCGCGGGCGGGCGTTCCTGCTGAGGGGGGGGCCGCGCGCCGGCGGGCGCGCTCGACGGTCAGACGACCTTCTTCACCGCGTCGACGAGCTTCGCCTTGGGCACGGCGCCGATGATGGTGTCCACCACCCGGCCGCCCTTGAACACGAGCAGGGTGGGGATGGAGCGGATGCCGTACTTCTGCGGCACCTGCTGGTGGTGGTCGATGTCGAGCTTCGCCACCTTGAGCTTGCCCTTGTACTCCTTCGCCAGCTCCTCCACGGCCGGGGCGATGGCCTTGCAGGGGCCGCACCAGGTCGCCCAGAAGTCGACCAGCACGGGGGTGTCGCTCTTCAGCACTTCCTGATCGAAGGTGCCGTCCTCGAGGGTGACCACGTCATTCGATGCCATGCGGCTTTGTTTAGCGGACGCGCGACGGGGTGGCAAGCGGCGCGGCGAGCGTGCTAACCTCGCGGGCTCACGCGGTGTTTCGTCGCACTTGGGCCGATCGCATGGCGGGTCTCCTCTTCGTGAGTCAGGCGATGCTCGAGGCCTGGTCCGGGCAGGGGCGGATCGCGTTCGCCGGCCAGACCATGAGCCTGCGCGCGGGGCCGGGCTCCGGGCGCGCGTACGCGCTCGATCCGGCGGTGCGCTTCCTGCGGGTCGTCGGCGCCGAGTGCGACCCGCACGGGCTGGTGGCCAAGGTGAAGACCGACGCGCAGCTGCGCGCGCTCGGCGGCCAGCGGATGGGCGACTCGGTCCTCCTGGGAGACGTCGCCTACGAGGTCGAGCCGGGCTTCCTCGCGGCGGCGAGCGCGCCGCCCGCGGCCCCGGAGCAGCGCGACCCGGCGGCGGTCCTGGCGCGGTTCCTCTCGGAGAATCTCTCGTGACCGTCCGGTGTTACTGTGAGCGCGCGCGGAGCTCGTCCCGCGCCGCCGGCGCGGGCGCGAGGGCGCGCCGCGGGGGTGCTGGTGCCGAAAGGGTTGCGCCCGCCGGGCTGGCTGACGTAAGGCCGTGCGCCGGCTCGACGTCGCGAGGGGGAAGGCCACGCCGATGAGCATCCACGTCCTGAGGCTCGCCGCCGCGCTCTACGCCGCCGGCGCCGCGGCCTACATCCTCTTCTTCGCGCGCCCGCGCCACCTCCGGGCCGCCAGCACCGGCTACGCGCTCGTCGCGGTCGCGTTCGCGGTGCACGCCGTCTCGATCGGCCTCGCCTGCGGCGAGTTCGGCGGGAGGGAGTTCTTCAACCTGCGCGGCGGCTTCGGCCTCCTCGGCTGGCTCGCCGCCGGCGCCTTCCTGCTCCTGCAGCGCTTCTGGCGGCTGCCGTCGGTGGGGGCGTTCATCACGCCGCTCGTGCTCATGTCGGTGCTGCCCGGGGTCTTCGGGCTCGGTCCCAACGCGCGCGGGCCCGTGCCGGCGATCATCCGGCTGCCGTCGCTCAAGGTGCACATCTTCAGCGCCGCCGGCGGCGTGGTCCTGTTCGCCTTCGCCTTCGCGGTGGCGCTCATGTACCTGCTCCAGGAGCGCGAGGTGAAGGGCAAGCGGTTCGGGGCGCTCTTCTCGCGCCTCCCGTCGCTCGACGCGCTCGACCGCCTCAACCAGCGGCTGGTCCGCGGCGGGTTCGCGGTCTACTCGGTCGCGCTCGTCACCGGCGCCCTGGTGGCGAAGAACGCGTGGGGCAGCTTCTGGACCTGGGACCCGCAGCAGGTCGCGGCGCTGGTGGTGTGGCTGCTCTACGGCGGCATGGTGCAGCTGCGCCACCTCGGCGTCCACGGCCGCCGCTACGCCCTCCTCACGCTGGCCGGCTTCGCGCTGGTGATCGGCTCGATGATCGCCATGGGCGCGGTCCCGAACGTCACCCGGCACGGGGGCAACTTCCAGTGAGCGAGGTCTTCCTCGTCGGCCTGTCGCACCACTCGGCGCCCATCGCGGTGCGCGAGCAGGTGGCGCTCAAGGACGAGGTGCTCAAGGCCGCGCTGCGCGGCGTGCGCGAGGTGAGCGGCGTCCAGGAGGCGATGGCGATCTCCACCTGCAACCGGGTGGAGGTGTACGTGCTCGCCGACTCGGCCGAGCCCGCGCGCCGCTTCTTCCTCGACCGCGCCGCCGCCGCCGACGGGCACCTCTACGAGCGGCAGGGATCGCAGGCGGTGCGCCACCTGTTCCGGGTGGCGGCCAGCCTCGACTCGATGGTGCTCGGCGAGCAGCAGATCCTGGGCCAGGTGAAGGAGGCCTACGGGCTCGCCAGCGCCGCCCAGACCGCCGGCTCCTTCCTGTCGCGCCTGTGCAACCGCGCCTTCGCCACCGCCAAGCGCGTCCGCACCGAGACCGACATCGGGCGCGGGGCGAGCTCGGTGTCGCAGGTGGCGGTCGAGCTGGTGGCCAAGATCTTCGGCGACCTCAAGGGCCGCGCCATCCTGCTCGCCGGCGCCGGGAAGATGGGCGCGCTCTCCGCGAAGGCGCTCGCCTCGCTCGGCGCCGACCGCGTGCTGGTCGCGAACCGGTCGCGCGAGCGGGCGGTCGCGCTGGCCGAGCAGACCGGCGGCCACCCGCGCGACTGGGCGGAGCTGCCCGAGCTGCTCGTCGAGGCGGACGTCGTCATCGTCTCGACCGGCGCGCCCACCTTCGTGGTCGGCGCCGAGCTGGTGCAGGCCGCCATGAAGGCGCGGCGGCGACGCTCGCTCTGCCTCATCGACCTCTCGGTGCCGCGCAACGTGGACCCGTGCTGCAGCGACGTCACCGACGTCTACGCCTACGACATGGACGACCTGCAGAAGGTCGTCCTGACGACGAAGTCGGCCCGCGCCGAGGAGGCGCTCCGGGCCGAGGCGATCGTCGAGGCGGAGGTGATGGCGTTCACCGCCGAGCGCGAGGCGCGCGCGGCGCTGCCGGTGCTGGCGGCGCTGCGCCGGCAGGCGGAGGAGATCGCGCTCGCCGAGGCGGAGCGCACCCTGGCGCAGGTGGGCCAGAAGCTGGACGAGAAGGGGCGGCGGAGCGTGGAGGCGATGGCGCGCGCCATCGTCAACAAGCTCCTCCACGGCCCGACCTCGCGCCTCAAGCAGGCCGCTTCGAACGGCGACAGCGCGCTGCCCGGCGCCGCCGCCGAGCTCTTTGGCATCGAGGAGGAGCGCGGCGAGCCGCCGGCTCCTCCCGCGGAGGCCGCCGAGGCCCCCGTCCACATGGTGGCACTCCCGGAGAAGAGATGATCCGCATCGCGACCCGCCGCAGCCCCCTCGCCAAGTGGCAGGCGAACCACGTCGCCGGCCTGCTCCGCGCCGGCGAGCCCGGGCTCGACGTCCGGCTGCACGAGCTCGTCACCAAGGGCGACAAGATCCTCGACGTGGCGCTGGCCCGGGTGGGCGGGAAGGGCCTGTTCGTGAAGGAGATCGAGGACGCGCTCCTCGCCGGCGACGCCGAGATCGCCGTCCACTCCATGAAGGACCTGCCGGCGGTGCTGGCCGAGGGCCTGGTGGTGGGGGCGGTGCCGGTGCGCGAGGACCCCCGCGACGCGCTCTGCTCCCCGAAGCACCAGACCTGGGACCGGCTCCCCCGCGGCGGGACGGTGGGCACCTCCAGCCTCCGCCGCGCCGCCCAGCTCAAGGCGCTCCGCCCCGACCTCCACATCGAGGTCATCCGCGGGAACGTCGAGACGCGGCTCCGGAAGGCCTCCGAGGGCCTCGACGCGGTGGTGCTGGCCTACGCCGGCCTGCGGCGCCTCGGCCTCGCCGAGCACGCCACCCAGGTCTTCTCGCCGGAGGAGATGCTCCCGGCCGTGGCGCAGGGGGCGCTGGCGCTCGAGGCGCGCGCGAGCGACGCCGCCACGCTGGCCCGCCTGGCGCCCCTCGACCACCCCGAGACGCGCCACCGCGTCGAGGCCGAGCGCGGGCTCCTGCGCCGGCTCGAGGGCGGCTGCCAGGTGCCGATCGCCGCCCACGCCACCGTGGCGGGGGGCCAGGTGACGCTGCGCGCGCTGGTCGCGTCGCTCGACGGCGCGCGGGTCGTGCGCGGCGAGCGCACCGGGCCGGTCGCCGGCGCGAGCGCGCTGGGCGAGGCGCTCGGGGAGGAGCTGCTGTCGCGCGGCGCGGCCGAGATCCTGAAGGAGCTCGAGGGCACCGCCGAGCCCGTGCCGCACTAGCCCCATGGCCCCCTCCCTCGCCGGCCGCCGCGTCGCCGTCACCCGCGGCGCGGGCGGGGACGACCCGCTGGCCCGCCGCCTGCGGCAGCTCGGGGCGGAGGTCCTCGAGGCGCCGGCGATCGCGCTCGCGCCGCCGGGCTCCTTCGCGGAGCTCGACGCCGCGCTGCGGGACCTCGGCGCCACCGACTGGATCGCGTTCGCCAGCGCGAACTGCGTGGAGCGGACCCTGGCGCGGGCCGCCGAGCTCGGCGTCGCGGCCGCGGCGCTGGCCCGGCCGCGCCTGGCGGCGGTCGGGCGCGCCACCGCCGCGCAGCTGGCGCGGCTCGTCCGGCCCCCCGACCTCGTCCCGGGCGAGGCGCGCGGCGAG
It encodes the following:
- a CDS encoding DUF3108 domain-containing protein, with translation MTITAALLAAALATAGPATSTSNSNSNSTSNATATATATGELPFAPGEQIDLVIDFLHVRAGEARLSVGQPEGPVWPIFCQGKTGGLASLLDIREHYVSYWDAERRASRGTDLNAIEPGDRHTDRARFDRESGKALVQVLRKGRLTRTTQDVPGDIQDLASVLLALRLAPLRPGDRYELPVFSGKEVFTLRAEVEGDETLETPAGRFDTTRLKVQLGLKDQFRSQRDAHLWLSRDPRHIPVRMTADFAVGSVVVTVSGYRPGGAQAASR
- a CDS encoding YggS family pyridoxal phosphate-dependent enzyme, with amino-acid sequence MSGLADRLAAVRARLRPGVTLVAVSKTQPASAIREAYQAGQRDFGENYAQEWRAKAAELAALPDLVWHFIGGLQTNKVKYVLPAPRPGAAAPPAVGWVHTVDRLALAQELSRRAAARGGAARVLLEVNVGQEGSKSGCAPGELPRLAEAVARLPALELRGLMCIPPAAEDPRPHFARLRALRDALGLALPDLSMGMSGDYPAAIEEGATLVRVGTAIFGERRPQP
- a CDS encoding Maf family protein, giving the protein MTLTLASQSPRRRELLARLGLALDVRPADVDEGTRPGEEARAYVLRVAEAKARAVDAPGVVLAADTAVVLDGRILGKPRDDAEAAAMLRALSGRAHEVMTGVCARGAGRQELVAVTSAVELAALSERQIAWYVATGEPRDKAGAYAVQGVASAFVTAVRGSVSNVIGLPLAETLELLRGFGFPLPWDREAAG
- a CDS encoding peptidylprolyl isomerase; translated protein: MLDTLRANSRSVLTYVLFGIIIIVFVVSFGPGSKGCSGGDIGTTQAWAAKVNGEAVSPTEFDQQYGQLLRIYQQQGAPDLNALLQTRLRQMAMDQLVQRELIDQEAQRQGIVVSDDELSNAIKNIPSFQSEGRFDMELYRRAVTSTYGSPGKFEERMRKDLAYQKMVALLRGTAKVTPDEVKDAWAAENDRLALELARFPFALARAEVKVTDAEVKAFLAKNGAQVEQYFKDHPARFDRPRRLHARHLLVAVAPGAPQDAQEAAKKKIDALAERVKKGEDFGKLAQEASDDPGSKAQGGDLGFFGPGVMAKPFEDAAGKLSPGQVSEPVRTEFGWHLVKLEGIEPAKKETLDEAKPEIARELLETEAAKKLAGQRAEETLKKLQSGKSFAEVLPAKGAQVKLGGQPIVAEDTGTFPVSSAPSVPRLGPAPELFADAVKAAAGQVLPRVYETAGGPVVARVKERQRADLSKLAEHQAEVETRLRLRRESELERAWVESLRKKAKVQTNEAFVQGTARAAPVELD
- the mreC gene encoding rod shape-determining protein MreC; its protein translation is MVGLLKRHREIILVVLLLVLPLGVYFAHAKHPSERTRLDRVILAVTGPIEKAIGWTVTGALQAWNGYVGLRGAHARAVALQHEVTALKLDQLELVRTRDENERLRRLLGFARAEPERRVVGGRVIGVRLDPKGLQLLTLDRGARDGVARMMPVVVAHGVVGRVHAVTDTTADVLLLSDRNSSIAVRVDRSRARANVRGTGAPDACRLEYALRSDDIQDGDALVTSGTDGVFPRGLPVGRITSLKRSGQGLYQRADVAPAVDITKVEEALVITSFDAHLDEAPLAAAAPAPAPASAPTPAPRRPAAAKPAPPPAAPAPAAPEEDDAPAEAPPAPGATAAVEVSP